A stretch of Colletotrichum lupini chromosome 2, complete sequence DNA encodes these proteins:
- a CDS encoding major facilitator superfamily transporter — translation MATADNTVPRKKWWKIQWYSDDDTPEERKFIIKLDLIVVPYAVLAYWVKYIDQANLNNAYVGGMKEELGFKGNELVELQTMYTVGAVVGMVPFMFLFTYIPMYWTIPAMDILWGLFTLLQYRAHSFGELAAYRFMVGFFEAAFFPAMHYVFGLIAAGASHRLEGVNGMAGWRWMYIICAIITIPVGILGYFLLPGTVEQPNRWILNEHDIKIAKSRLERGGHVTRGKFKLGHLKQIFLSPQFWTVVLVDVLFWNAGIHKSTGSFLLWIKSLGRYSPAQVNEMGTIAPALGILYNIVACFLSDLVLGPAWAITFSSLWNATGLIMLVVWDVPEGAKWFAFSTMYWSNALSSVLHGWVNTILRDSPEQRSFTLVMITIIAQSSTAWTPLLTFPTVESPSYPKGFSFCLGCAVALIVATHVLDVYIKRKEKAKHAQLESGSRHDGSYVDAPTDSTGKTTTAEVTAVVNTSEESIARH, via the exons ATGGCGACAGCAGACAATACTGTCCCCAGGAAGAAGTGGTGGAAGATCCAGTGGTACTCGGACGATGACACCCCCGAAGAGCGCAAGTTCATCATCAAACTCGATCTCATTGTCGTGCCCTACGCAGTTCTAGCGTACTGGGTCAAGTATATCG ACCAAGCAAACTTGA ACAATGCCTACGTCGGAGGAATGAAAGAGGAGCTTGGCTTCAAAGGCAATGAGCTCGTCGAACTCCAGACAATGTATACAGTCGGCGCAGTTGTTGGCATGGTGCCCTTCATGTTCTTGTTCACTTACATCCCCATGTACTGGACCATCCCCGCGATGGATATCCTTTGGGGACTTTTCACCCTGCTGCAATACCGAGCACACTCATTCGGGGAGCTGGCGGCGTACCGATTCATGGTGGGCTTCTTCGAAGCAGCCTTCTTCCCCGCTATGCACTACGTATTCG GCCTCATCGCAGCTGGAGCATCACACCGTCTTGAAGGTGTCAACGGGATGGCAGGCTGGCGTTGGATGTACATCATCTGCGCGATCATCACTATCCCTGTCGGCATTCTCGGATACTTTCTCCTCCCGGGCACTGTAGAACAACCGAACCGCTGGATCCTCAATGAGCACGACATCAAGATTGCAAAATCTCGCCTGGAACGCGGCGGGCACGTCACCCGCGGCAAGTTTAAGCTCGGACACCTCAAACAGATCTTCCTCAGCCCGCAATTCTGGACCGTTGTGCTTGTCGATGTGCTGTTTTGGAACGCCGGTATCCATAAGAGCACAGGCAGCTTCCTTCTTTGGATCAAGAGCTTGGGCCGCTACAGTCCGGCGCAGGTCAATGAGATGGGAACCATTGCGCCAGCCTTGGGGATCCTATACAACATCGTGGCCTGCTTCCTGTCTGACTTGGTACTCGGACCTGCATGGGCTATCACCTTTTCCTCATTATGGAATGCCACGGGCTTGATCATGCTTGTCGTCTGGGACGTGCCCGAGGGTGCCAAGTGGTTCGCCTTCTCGACGATGTACTGGTCCAACGCACTGTCCAGTGTCCTGCACGGCTGGGTCAACACCATCCTCAGAGACTCTCCGGAACAGCGGTCATTCACCCTTGTCATGATCACCATCATTGCCCAGTCGTCGACAGCCTGGACACCGTTGCTAACATTCCCGACTGTTGAGTCTCCAAGCTATCCCAAGGGATTCTCTTTCTGTCTGGGGTGTGCTGTTGCGCTCATTGTTGCGACGCACGTTCTCGATGTTTATATCAAACGCAAAGA AAAAGCGAAGCATGCGCAGCTTGAAAGCGGCAGCAGGCACGATGGTAGCTACGTTGATGCCCCTACTGACTCTACCGGGAAGACTACGACCGCCGAAGTGACGGCAGTAGTCAATACTTCAGAAGAGTCCATAGCAAGACACTGA
- a CDS encoding endoribonuclease L-psp family protein gives MSSIKFNTPPGAGKIYGEACHYSQSVDLGNGIVKCAGQGGWDPETGALDANDTKRQVELAIENVDIVLKAAGLRGWEDVYSLRSYSCDIRTSFDFIVQGLKARIPDHRPIWTAIAVSHLALPGMLIELEVEAKRQA, from the coding sequence ATGTCTTCAATCAAGTTCAACACCCCTCCTGGCGCTGGAAAGATTTATGGCGAGGCCTGCCACTACTCACAGTCCGTGGACCTCGGCAACGGCATCGTGAAGTGCGCTGGACAAGGTGGCTGGGATCCGGAGACGGGCGCGCTCGACGCGAACGACACCAAAAGACAGGTTGAGCTGGCGATCGAGAACGTCGACATTGTCCTCAAGGCAGCAGGCCTCCGAGGATGGGAAGACGTCTACTCACTGAGGTCATATTCATGCGATATCCGGACCTCTTTCGACTTTATCGTCCAGGGTTTGAAGGCACGGATTCCCGATCATCGACCTATCTGGACAGCAATTGCTGTGTCTCATCTGGCCCTTCCGGGAATGTTGATTGAGCTGGAGGTCGAGGCAAAACGTCAGGCTTAG